From the genome of Haloarcula limicola, one region includes:
- a CDS encoding queuine tRNA-ribosyltransferase tRNA-guanine transglycosylase produces MRFYVPEWDDRVDANYDFLHDEHSTLGTDERDLAYIWDLFDRKNTPIDGVLISREQAEESSTKAQRLTENGIYDASKLDLPRWLPTISDCGAWGYKSLPFPPYDNGEMLEFYEQLGVTTGVTIDHLVLGAGHTARLYLNERAFSGDFSKGDIPEEVTEELDVMIDTWPNGDGSSSRRWPSYVAEEEPSIYHVSTIEPFTRTDFEGDVEEIIAHLRSDPRAVYRADDMQYRYDLTLRNARDMRKRYEEGDYSFRLMSAVQGWDCESYVNATKEVLDLGYQYLGIGGVAGSPESAVKDIVSAVGNEIKSFERTHETRIDTHVFGFAKSGAFETIGRSGMTSFDSASMLRAAWTGGQNYHLDSDERYDAIRVRYPSYRDDLQTSIEKALRGQEMLYALRAFDNNEPIADALQTWHNRATQALSEITEYLLEHRHDERYDVAYIKETEEAFRSGYDHGRAFRASFGDPLSSKLIKLLRDDDPENPIPFTEYDDLVAVAEKVFTDWTPTLLDVVVERESETPGTINALWPLVEAYATWDPISDANLLDDYRDLLNAKPWKRCDCPICTRNGIEVAIFRGNNRNRRRGFHNTRRFYDQFEGDLPKILVVTRPSASVMGQGTMERYLRNDRPTFWGSVHDLPVAEIGAVSATGLHEWWANRPETASFDSNGLADVLVTEGERYQDIFVDARHLELDEATRSRLEDVNCTVHEHTNPASIRDGVLERLGYEDEFLPQHLMQSGLTDY; encoded by the coding sequence GTGCGGTTCTACGTTCCCGAGTGGGATGATCGGGTTGACGCGAACTACGATTTTCTCCACGACGAACACTCGACGCTCGGGACCGATGAGCGTGATCTAGCGTATATTTGGGACTTATTCGACAGGAAGAACACTCCGATCGACGGCGTCCTCATCTCGAGAGAACAGGCAGAGGAGAGTTCGACTAAGGCACAGCGATTGACCGAGAACGGAATTTACGACGCATCCAAACTGGACCTGCCTAGATGGCTCCCGACGATCAGCGATTGTGGTGCGTGGGGCTACAAATCTCTCCCCTTCCCACCGTACGACAACGGCGAGATGCTTGAGTTCTACGAGCAGCTCGGCGTGACTACAGGTGTGACGATTGACCACCTCGTCCTTGGGGCGGGCCATACTGCTCGCCTCTATCTCAATGAGCGTGCTTTCAGCGGGGACTTTAGCAAAGGTGACATCCCCGAGGAGGTGACCGAGGAACTCGACGTCATGATCGATACGTGGCCCAACGGCGATGGCAGTTCTAGCCGCAGATGGCCTTCGTATGTCGCGGAAGAAGAACCCTCCATATATCACGTCTCGACTATCGAGCCATTCACACGAACTGATTTCGAGGGGGATGTCGAGGAGATCATTGCACATCTCCGTAGCGACCCTCGGGCAGTCTATCGGGCCGACGATATGCAGTATCGGTACGATCTCACGCTCCGCAATGCTCGCGATATGCGCAAACGGTACGAGGAAGGGGATTACTCGTTCCGACTGATGTCCGCTGTGCAGGGTTGGGACTGTGAATCGTACGTAAACGCGACCAAGGAAGTTCTCGATCTTGGGTATCAGTATCTTGGTATCGGTGGTGTCGCTGGAAGTCCGGAGAGTGCAGTCAAAGATATCGTGAGTGCCGTTGGGAACGAAATCAAGAGCTTCGAACGAACGCACGAGACTCGCATCGACACCCACGTCTTTGGATTCGCCAAGAGCGGTGCTTTCGAGACCATCGGTCGTAGTGGTATGACGAGTTTCGACAGCGCAAGCATGCTCCGTGCAGCGTGGACAGGGGGACAGAATTACCATCTCGACAGCGACGAGCGCTATGACGCGATTCGCGTCCGGTACCCGAGCTATCGAGACGACCTCCAAACGAGTATCGAGAAGGCTCTTCGAGGGCAGGAGATGTTGTATGCCCTCCGGGCGTTCGACAATAACGAGCCGATTGCAGATGCACTTCAGACATGGCACAACCGAGCGACACAAGCTCTCAGTGAGATCACGGAGTACCTTCTCGAGCACCGGCACGACGAGCGGTATGACGTGGCGTACATCAAAGAAACTGAAGAGGCATTCCGTTCGGGCTACGACCACGGGCGTGCGTTCCGGGCGAGTTTCGGTGACCCGCTGAGTTCGAAGTTGATCAAACTTCTCCGTGACGATGATCCCGAGAACCCGATCCCGTTCACCGAGTACGATGACCTGGTTGCAGTTGCAGAGAAAGTATTCACCGATTGGACACCAACGTTGCTCGATGTCGTTGTGGAACGAGAGTCAGAGACGCCAGGCACTATCAACGCGTTGTGGCCCCTCGTCGAGGCGTACGCGACCTGGGACCCGATCAGCGATGCAAACCTTCTGGACGATTACCGTGACCTTCTCAACGCCAAGCCTTGGAAACGGTGTGACTGTCCAATCTGTACACGGAACGGAATCGAAGTCGCAATCTTTCGAGGGAATAACCGTAATCGGCGCCGTGGATTCCACAATACTCGGCGATTCTATGACCAATTCGAGGGTGATCTCCCGAAAATTCTCGTCGTGACGCGTCCATCTGCGTCTGTGATGGGACAGGGAACTATGGAGAGATATCTCCGTAACGATCGACCGACGTTCTGGGGTAGTGTTCACGACCTCCCTGTCGCCGAAATCGGGGCTGTGTCGGCAACCGGATTGCACGAGTGGTGGGCTAACCGTCCAGAGACAGCATCGTTCGACTCCAACGGCCTAGCCGACGTCCTTGTCACCGAAGGTGAGCGGTATCAGGATATTTTCGTCGACGCTCGGCACTTAGAGCTGGACGAAGCAACTCGCAGTCGGCTTGAGGACGTCAACTGCACGGTACATGAACACACCAACCCCGCAAGCATTCGAGACGGCGTTCTCGAACGCCTCGGGTACGAAGACGAATTCCTCCCACAGCATCTCATGCAATCCGGACTGACCGACTACTAA
- a CDS encoding PD-(D/E)XK nuclease family protein: MSIERVREKHTSLVKQLSESEESSLAPSKIAGQFYCEKQVALTREHGDIETPAKTRGSETHEKAAEDSEEVSDEEFWRALERGERQVIVESPFIGEAAEFLIGGIPDAVLFENQSPQLIFERKTTSRPDYLYKNQRIQAWLYGFILDSLGFHTDNLRIAVLSHEQSLEPGTGKELQQLVMASYEGWETGDHELTESPTAILHLSEFSKVEYLEDLNWALGYWRNEREPIPTEKAAKCRACEYNDVCPDAHV; encoded by the coding sequence ATGAGCATTGAGAGGGTCCGAGAGAAGCATACTTCGCTCGTCAAGCAGCTATCTGAGTCAGAGGAGTCGTCGCTGGCGCCGAGCAAAATTGCGGGGCAATTCTATTGCGAGAAGCAGGTCGCGCTCACTCGGGAGCACGGGGACATTGAAACACCTGCAAAGACCCGTGGGAGCGAAACCCACGAGAAAGCAGCCGAGGACTCTGAAGAAGTCTCTGACGAGGAATTTTGGCGGGCTTTAGAGAGAGGTGAGCGCCAGGTTATCGTCGAGAGTCCCTTCATTGGCGAGGCAGCGGAATTCCTCATCGGTGGTATTCCGGACGCCGTTCTCTTTGAGAATCAGAGCCCGCAGCTTATCTTTGAACGAAAGACGACGTCGAGGCCTGACTACCTCTACAAGAACCAGCGAATCCAGGCATGGCTGTACGGTTTCATTCTTGACAGTCTCGGCTTCCACACCGACAATCTGAGGATTGCCGTCCTTAGCCACGAGCAATCACTAGAACCGGGGACAGGAAAGGAACTCCAGCAGTTAGTGATGGCAAGTTACGAGGGGTGGGAGACCGGTGACCACGAACTGACTGAGTCTCCGACGGCCATCCTGCATCTTTCTGAGTTCTCAAAGGTAGAGTATCTGGAGGACCTCAACTGGGCTCTCGGATATTGGCGAAATGAGCGGGAGCCGATTCCAACGGAGAAAGCGGCGAAGTGCCGAGCGTGCGAATACAACGACGTTTGTCCAGATGCCCATGTCTGA
- a CDS encoding tyrosine-type recombinase/integrase, giving the protein MPKTAKKPDEPPVSDDDPRGPYTILGARAKRVRDLDELKEYITLPTPIRNHLEQRLERFESTNPTKEEREEFNEVDFDFPDPVQNYLDLRVKAHFSKQTLQNRQSAYRHYMVYSLVQNVDFLEPTMIAVEDFVDHQLLHGYSEGSVQNRVYDLSALFGYLVKKGVVDENPVQRDEFDMGVSRSETYKEIRYIEIEDYEKLLDVIDDTRDLLIVQILWNCGVRAQELVNIRVSDITDFNGDDDNGGGGKDRSIKIETAKQDGYEDRMVYYPPSVERTLKKWLEGGTRNGYLRANESDYLILGESSEDLHPNRPTEIIHDYAEEAGIQAKVDKGPNAAGTTRNTVTAHAFRHSFAVHRVRNGMPIVFLSDLLGHSDITQTREYLRFRKEDIKEAEKKYRP; this is encoded by the coding sequence GTGCCTAAGACCGCTAAAAAACCGGACGAACCTCCCGTCTCAGACGACGATCCTCGCGGCCCGTACACCATACTCGGTGCTCGCGCGAAACGAGTACGAGATCTGGACGAGCTCAAGGAGTACATCACGCTCCCGACACCCATCCGGAATCACTTAGAGCAGCGACTTGAACGGTTCGAATCTACTAATCCGACTAAGGAAGAGCGGGAAGAGTTCAATGAGGTTGATTTCGATTTCCCCGATCCGGTGCAGAACTATCTCGACTTACGGGTGAAGGCGCACTTCTCGAAGCAGACACTCCAGAACCGGCAAAGCGCGTATCGACACTACATGGTGTACAGTCTCGTGCAGAACGTAGACTTTCTCGAACCGACGATGATTGCAGTTGAGGATTTTGTCGATCATCAACTACTGCATGGGTATTCAGAGGGGTCGGTCCAGAACCGAGTGTATGATCTCTCTGCGTTGTTTGGATATCTGGTGAAGAAGGGTGTTGTTGACGAGAATCCGGTGCAGCGGGATGAATTCGATATGGGGGTATCGCGATCGGAAACGTACAAGGAGATTCGGTATATTGAGATCGAGGATTACGAGAAATTGCTGGATGTGATCGATGATACTCGTGATTTGCTCATCGTTCAAATCTTGTGGAATTGCGGTGTTAGGGCACAAGAGCTGGTGAACATTCGAGTGAGTGATATTACCGACTTTAATGGGGATGACGACAACGGCGGGGGTGGGAAGGATCGGTCGATTAAGATTGAGACGGCCAAGCAGGATGGTTACGAAGATCGAATGGTGTACTATCCACCGTCGGTGGAGCGAACGCTGAAGAAGTGGTTGGAAGGAGGCACGAGGAATGGGTATTTGCGTGCGAATGAGTCCGACTATTTGATTCTTGGTGAATCAAGCGAAGATCTGCATCCGAATCGCCCGACAGAGATTATTCATGACTACGCTGAGGAAGCGGGTATCCAAGCGAAAGTGGATAAGGGGCCGAATGCAGCGGGTACGACACGCAATACCGTCACTGCGCATGCGTTCCGGCACTCGTTTGCTGTGCATCGCGTTCGGAATGGTATGCCGATTGTTTTCTTGTCGGATTTATTAGGACATTCGGATATCACTCAGACCCGCGAATACTTGCGCTTCAGGAAGGAGGACATAAAAGAAGCAGAAAAGAAGTACCGGCCCTGA
- a CDS encoding replication factor C large subunit has protein sequence MDWTEKYRPSTLSEVRGNNKARDALKEWADTWESHREAIILHGTPGVGKTSAAHALANDMGWPTIELNASDSRTKDVIDRVAGEAAKSGTLTAGGQGRRLVIMDEADNIHGNADRGGARAVSSLVKEAGQPMILIANEFYEMSNSLRNNCQDVEFSAVQKRSIVPVLRDICRKEGVEYTDAVIEDIAEQNSGDLRGAIKDLQATAEGRDRIEADDYVSGERDTSEGIFEYLDVVLKEGSAEEALKASYDVDETPDDLINWIEDNMPKDYEGAELARAYGFLSNADKWLGRVRATQNYSFWRYAGDNMTAGVAAARDGKKGGWTRYGPPSYWSKLGRSKGARKTRDHIAQQIAVIDGVSMRTARREIMPFLATMTHHCTNRDLTVAMAATYELEAEHVSFVTGSGEDTNKVQSIVEDAERRREEAAVEHSGGAFEGATVDGGADVGGDGSETTDTADESGSEGGDGQSTLGDETTAADATADAVESSDGEAAEDDDQQSGLSDFM, from the coding sequence ATGGACTGGACGGAGAAGTACCGCCCGAGTACGCTCTCGGAGGTACGGGGAAACAACAAGGCCCGCGACGCCCTGAAGGAGTGGGCCGACACCTGGGAGAGCCACCGCGAGGCGATCATCCTCCACGGGACGCCCGGGGTGGGCAAGACCTCCGCCGCGCACGCGCTGGCGAACGACATGGGCTGGCCGACCATCGAACTCAACGCCAGCGACTCCCGGACGAAGGACGTCATCGACCGGGTGGCCGGCGAAGCCGCCAAGTCCGGCACGCTGACCGCCGGGGGGCAGGGGCGTCGCCTCGTCATCATGGACGAAGCGGACAACATCCACGGTAACGCCGACCGCGGGGGCGCACGCGCCGTCTCCTCGCTCGTGAAGGAGGCCGGCCAGCCGATGATCCTCATCGCCAACGAGTTCTACGAGATGTCGAACTCGCTTCGCAACAACTGTCAGGACGTCGAGTTCTCGGCGGTGCAGAAGCGCTCGATCGTCCCCGTCCTGCGAGACATCTGTCGGAAAGAGGGCGTCGAGTATACCGACGCCGTTATCGAGGACATCGCCGAGCAGAACAGCGGCGACCTGCGGGGAGCCATCAAGGACCTGCAGGCCACCGCCGAGGGCCGCGACCGTATCGAGGCCGACGACTACGTCTCCGGCGAGCGTGACACCTCGGAGGGCATCTTCGAGTACCTCGACGTCGTGCTCAAGGAAGGCTCAGCCGAGGAGGCGCTGAAGGCCAGTTACGACGTCGACGAGACGCCGGACGACCTCATCAACTGGATCGAGGACAACATGCCCAAGGACTACGAGGGCGCGGAACTCGCGCGGGCTTACGGCTTCCTCTCGAACGCCGATAAGTGGCTGGGCCGCGTACGGGCGACGCAGAACTACTCGTTCTGGCGGTACGCCGGGGACAACATGACCGCCGGCGTCGCCGCCGCCCGTGACGGCAAGAAGGGCGGCTGGACCCGCTACGGGCCGCCGAGCTACTGGTCGAAACTCGGCCGCTCGAAGGGGGCGCGCAAGACGCGGGACCACATCGCCCAGCAGATCGCCGTCATCGACGGCGTCTCCATGCGGACCGCTCGTCGGGAGATCATGCCGTTCCTCGCGACGATGACCCACCACTGCACGAACCGCGACCTGACGGTGGCGATGGCCGCCACCTACGAGCTGGAGGCCGAGCACGTCTCCTTCGTCACCGGGTCGGGCGAGGACACGAACAAGGTCCAGTCCATCGTCGAGGACGCCGAACGCCGCCGCGAGGAGGCCGCCGTGGAACACTCCGGCGGCGCGTTCGAGGGGGCGACCGTGGACGGCGGCGCAGACGTCGGCGGCGATGGCAGCGAGACGACCGACACCGCCGACGAGAGTGGATCGGAGGGGGGCGACGGGCAGTCGACGCTCGGCGACGAGACGACGGCAGCCGACGCGACGGCGGACGCGGTGGAGTCGTCCGACGGCGAGGCGGCCGAGGACGACGACCAGCAGTCCGGCCTCTCCGATTTCATGTAG
- a CDS encoding amino acid ABC transporter permease has protein sequence MSTGEPSVADEVRTTADVDVDRPWALAGLAVFWGWLLIRWTNDFLLPNSLAFPSDRSFVPVAPFASAAESVAAVAASLGVVGAPLDALAGVLSFVAGAIPSLPPLARGAWLTIVLTVAGIAFGFVLAVPLSVARVYGGRGLRWLSLSYTELIRGTPLLAQLFVLYFGLPLTQIIRTLPGIGVGMVPGTAVWVAIIGFTLNSAAYQAEYIRSALESVDAGQLTAARSIGLSKVDGIRYVVLPQGLRYAIPGWSNELVYLIKYSSLAAFITVRELFFQAESIANDTFRYTELFVLAALFYLALVVSASLLMNVVEERTSIPGLGGKRQA, from the coding sequence ATGAGCACCGGCGAACCGTCCGTCGCCGACGAGGTGCGGACGACGGCCGACGTCGACGTCGACCGGCCGTGGGCACTCGCCGGACTCGCGGTGTTCTGGGGCTGGCTGCTGATCCGCTGGACCAACGACTTCCTGTTGCCGAACTCGCTGGCGTTCCCGAGCGACCGGTCGTTCGTTCCGGTCGCGCCGTTCGCCTCGGCGGCGGAGTCGGTCGCGGCGGTCGCGGCCTCGCTGGGCGTGGTCGGCGCGCCGCTCGACGCGCTCGCGGGCGTCCTCTCGTTCGTCGCCGGGGCGATTCCCTCGCTCCCGCCGCTGGCCCGCGGCGCGTGGCTCACGATCGTCCTCACCGTCGCCGGCATCGCCTTCGGGTTCGTGCTGGCCGTGCCGCTGTCGGTCGCGCGCGTCTACGGCGGCCGGGGGCTGCGGTGGCTCTCGCTCTCGTACACCGAGCTCATCCGCGGCACGCCGCTGCTCGCACAGCTGTTCGTGCTCTACTTCGGCCTGCCGCTGACCCAGATCATCCGCACGCTCCCCGGCATCGGCGTCGGCATGGTACCGGGGACCGCCGTCTGGGTCGCCATCATCGGCTTCACGCTCAACAGCGCTGCCTACCAGGCCGAGTACATCCGCTCGGCGCTCGAATCCGTCGACGCCGGCCAGCTGACCGCCGCCCGTTCCATCGGCCTCTCGAAGGTCGACGGCATCCGCTACGTCGTCCTGCCGCAGGGCCTGCGCTACGCCATCCCCGGGTGGTCGAACGAACTCGTCTACCTCATCAAGTACTCCTCGCTGGCCGCGTTCATCACGGTCCGCGAGCTGTTCTTCCAGGCCGAGTCCATCGCCAACGACACGTTCCGCTACACGGAACTGTTCGTCCTCGCCGCGCTCTTCTACCTCGCGCTGGTCGTCTCGGCGTCGCTCCTGATGAACGTCGTCGAGGAGCGGACGTCGATTCCCGGACTGGGCGGGAAGCGTCAGGCCTGA
- a CDS encoding amino acid ABC transporter ATP-binding protein, translated as MTLLRVEDVDKSYGDEEVLNGVSFEMDRGDVDVLVGPSGSGKSTMLRCINRLTEVDDGDIWLNETHVTAPDTDVNALRQEVGMVFQDFNLFAHLTALENVTLGLKRVRGMDADEANERAADHLRQVGLANQADSYPAELSGGQQQRVGIARALAMEPKLMLFDEPTSALDPELVGEVVEVMRDLAERGTTMLVVSHEMGFVRSAADDVHFLDDGRVVESGPPEQLFQRPEHDRTEEFLAGLQSRAPE; from the coding sequence ATGACACTGCTACGAGTCGAGGACGTCGACAAGTCCTACGGCGACGAGGAGGTACTGAACGGCGTCAGCTTCGAGATGGACCGCGGCGACGTGGACGTCCTCGTCGGCCCGAGCGGGAGCGGGAAGTCGACGATGCTGCGCTGCATTAACCGACTGACCGAGGTCGACGACGGCGACATCTGGCTCAACGAGACCCACGTCACCGCGCCCGACACGGACGTCAACGCGCTCCGACAGGAGGTCGGGATGGTGTTCCAGGACTTCAACCTCTTCGCGCATCTCACCGCCCTGGAGAACGTCACGCTCGGGCTGAAACGCGTCCGCGGGATGGACGCCGACGAGGCGAACGAGCGGGCCGCCGACCACCTTCGGCAGGTCGGGCTGGCGAATCAGGCCGACTCCTATCCCGCCGAACTCTCCGGCGGTCAGCAACAGCGCGTCGGCATCGCCCGGGCGCTGGCGATGGAGCCGAAGCTGATGCTGTTCGACGAGCCGACCAGCGCGCTCGACCCCGAGCTCGTCGGCGAAGTCGTCGAGGTGATGCGCGACCTCGCCGAGCGCGGGACGACGATGCTCGTCGTCAGCCACGAGATGGGGTTCGTCCGCTCGGCGGCCGACGACGTCCACTTCCTGGACGACGGGCGCGTCGTCGAGTCGGGACCGCCCGAGCAGCTGTTCCAGCGGCCGGAACACGACCGGACCGAGGAGTTCCTCGCGGGTCTCCAGTCGAGGGCACCGGAATGA
- a CDS encoding amino acid ABC transporter permease: protein MLQTGDWTFVLNNLDYLLSGAAVTVGLTIASLLLGLLVGFPAGAIEVYGDGIGKRLVSLTGVVLRGTPIVVIMLVLFFVVSISKSAFVTAAVGLGLRSAAYQSQIFRGALQSVDDGQMEAARSIGMSRLGGIRHVVVPQALRRSMPGFQNEFTIVLKDTSIAFAIGLAELLTRGYDLFTQSGRSTAVLEVFLVISAIYFVLTFATNRGLDRLSEYYAIPSGENT, encoded by the coding sequence ATGCTTCAGACAGGCGACTGGACGTTCGTCCTGAACAACCTCGACTACCTGCTCTCGGGGGCGGCCGTCACGGTCGGGCTGACGATCGCCAGCCTGTTGCTCGGCCTGTTGGTCGGCTTCCCCGCCGGCGCGATCGAGGTGTACGGCGACGGCATCGGCAAGCGGTTGGTGAGCCTGACCGGCGTCGTCCTCCGCGGGACGCCGATCGTCGTCATCATGCTCGTGCTCTTCTTCGTCGTCTCCATCTCCAAGTCGGCGTTCGTCACCGCGGCGGTCGGACTGGGGCTGCGCAGCGCGGCCTATCAGTCCCAGATCTTCCGCGGCGCGCTCCAGAGCGTCGACGACGGGCAGATGGAGGCCGCCCGCTCGATCGGGATGAGCCGGCTCGGCGGCATCCGCCACGTCGTCGTCCCGCAGGCCCTGCGCCGGAGCATGCCCGGGTTCCAGAACGAGTTCACCATCGTCCTGAAGGACACTAGCATCGCCTTCGCCATCGGCCTCGCGGAGCTGCTGACGCGCGGCTACGACCTCTTCACCCAGAGCGGGCGCTCGACGGCGGTTCTGGAGGTCTTCCTGGTCATCAGCGCCATCTACTTCGTGCTCACGTTCGCGACCAACCGCGGGCTGGACCGGCTGAGCGAGTACTACGCGATTCCGTCGGGTGAGAACACATGA
- a CDS encoding basic amino acid ABC transporter substrate-binding protein, giving the protein MSDRSLSRRQYLTSVGGAAVTLSVAGCMGDGGSGSGDGGGGSGSTGTEQAPSITAGTAPGFPPFEMKEGGELVGFDIDLFEAVVSETEYQFDGWSEFEFDSLIPALTNNNIDAIAAGMTINEKRDETIDFTDPYYSSDQAIVVREDGDFSPGSLSDLADRPIGAQKGTTGEGVVQDELVGDEITQNQYNAYDNYVLAIQDLQNGNVDAVVIDVPVAETFAKNRPVEIAFVYETGEKFGFGVRTDDDELTSALNSGLSAVRESGRYEELTQKWFGE; this is encoded by the coding sequence ATGTCAGATCGAAGTCTCTCGCGTCGGCAGTACCTCACGTCCGTCGGCGGCGCGGCGGTGACGCTCTCGGTCGCCGGTTGCATGGGTGACGGCGGTAGCGGAAGCGGCGACGGCGGCGGTGGGAGCGGGTCCACCGGCACCGAGCAGGCACCGAGCATCACGGCCGGTACCGCACCCGGGTTCCCGCCCTTCGAGATGAAGGAGGGCGGCGAACTGGTCGGCTTCGACATCGACCTCTTCGAGGCCGTCGTCTCCGAGACGGAGTATCAGTTCGACGGCTGGTCGGAGTTCGAGTTCGACTCGCTCATCCCGGCGCTCACCAACAACAACATCGACGCCATCGCGGCCGGGATGACCATCAACGAGAAGCGCGACGAGACCATCGACTTCACGGACCCCTACTACTCCTCGGACCAGGCCATCGTCGTCCGCGAGGACGGCGACTTCTCGCCGGGGAGCCTCTCGGACCTGGCGGACCGCCCCATCGGCGCGCAGAAGGGCACCACCGGGGAGGGCGTCGTCCAGGACGAACTCGTCGGCGACGAGATCACCCAGAACCAGTACAACGCCTACGACAACTACGTGCTGGCGATTCAGGACCTCCAGAACGGCAACGTCGACGCCGTCGTCATCGACGTCCCCGTCGCCGAGACGTTCGCGAAGAACCGCCCCGTCGAGATAGCGTTCGTCTACGAGACCGGCGAGAAGTTCGGCTTCGGCGTCCGCACGGACGACGACGAACTGACGAGCGCGCTCAACTCGGGGCTCTCGGCGGTCCGGGAGAGCGGGCGGTACGAGGAACTGACCCAGAAGTGGTTCGGCGAGTAG
- a CDS encoding COX15/CtaA family protein, giving the protein MTDRFRRLLAVTTALTFALILLGVYTGAIGAGLTCNGRWPLCDGWLGLFPANWASFVEWFHRLVAMITGFAILGSTYAAWRGGYSSRIKYATAVATVVLPIQILLGANTIVNFGAAAQVLHHAAALAILVALVAATAWAYDGTAADAETRSDARTSESAAETDPSPSSD; this is encoded by the coding sequence ATGACCGACCGCTTCCGTCGGCTACTCGCGGTGACGACGGCGCTGACCTTCGCGCTCATCCTGCTGGGCGTCTACACCGGTGCCATCGGCGCGGGTCTGACCTGCAACGGACGCTGGCCGCTGTGTGACGGCTGGCTGGGACTGTTTCCCGCCAACTGGGCGAGCTTCGTCGAGTGGTTCCACCGGCTGGTCGCCATGATCACCGGCTTCGCCATCCTCGGGTCGACGTACGCCGCCTGGCGCGGCGGTTACTCGTCTCGAATCAAGTACGCGACGGCCGTCGCCACCGTCGTCCTCCCGATCCAGATACTGCTGGGGGCGAACACCATCGTCAACTTCGGGGCGGCCGCGCAGGTGCTGCACCACGCCGCCGCGCTGGCGATTCTGGTGGCGCTCGTCGCGGCGACCGCGTGGGCCTACGACGGCACCGCGGCGGACGCCGAGACCCGCTCTGACGCCCGGACGAGCGAGTCGGCCGCCGAGACGGACCCGAGTCCGAGCTCCGACTGA